The Microplitis demolitor isolate Queensland-Clemson2020A chromosome 9, iyMicDemo2.1a, whole genome shotgun sequence genomic sequence CTGCTGAAGCAGACGTCGACTGACGTGTTCCATTTGCAGGAAGAGAGCACGACTAAGAACCGCTCGGTCGCGGAAATAATCGAAGAAGAAGAAGTGGAGAGCGCGATGGCTTCAGCGAGCGACCAGCGGGAAGAAGAACTCCAGGTCTTCTGGTCATACATCGTTGGGATGCTGACGAATCTCGACTCGATGCCGCTGGAACGGATCCACCAGATGCTAAAAATGTTCGCTTCCCAAGGACCCGGTGCTGTCGAGTGCGGGCTCCCGGAACTAAGGCAGTTCCTTGATAAAAAAGTTCGCGAGCACCAGCTGCTTTACTCTGGAGGACTCTACCGTCTACCAAAAATCTAAGTCCttgtaaaaagttttttttttttaattatactgtatatttaatgttaataaaaattatttttatttatgataaaaaggAACTGGcagttaaagtttaaaaaaaaaatttaagtattttcaacatttaaaaaaaaaattgattaattagaaATAGTAGTTAGTAACAATGTATTTATTGACCGGGTCCAGAAAGAGACTTGTCCATGAATTTCTTTTTGGCAAAACACAGCCACCATTTGCTTGGCTTCCCATTGTCGCTGTAAACTTTTTCTACAAGTCTTGCTGACGTTTCTTGACGCACTTGTTGTAAATAGTGTCTCATTTGatctgaaaaatataatttatcattggAAAATTACAATCTACTCTATAAGATGTCAAGTAgttctgttttaaatttttatgaataaaaaaattatccagtggtttttaaattttgacagCATTGGGGGTCAGTTGCCTTGATAGCCAAGTTGACAGCATAGTGACAACCTACTGCATTTTGTTACCAAGTCATCAACTTGATCGCAACTAATTGACATAAACTTTTTGACCAAAAAGTCTTGCTATCAGGATAACTGTCAGTCTTTGTTCAAGTGTTGAGTTAATCTAGAGTGATGTCAAGTGCTAGGGTTaaactttttccttgatgatcATGATGGGGTCTTTATCTAGGGTGTTTTTGAGTCGGATCtgaatagattaaaaaataattaccagcTTCAGCAGGACTATTAGGTTTGGCATAAACGGAGTTCAATGGAAATCCAGGATCACCAGGAATATCAAACTTCGATATTGCCAATGAATACATTTCAGTTAATGCTTGATTTTGAGTCGCACATTTTTGCAAACGTTTCAAGCATTCAGTAATGTAGAGTGTTATGTAAATCAGCAATCTGTCAGCTTCACTCTGCAATGAACCACTCAAATTATCATCACGTCCTTGAGAAATTTTGAACAGACGTACCTTAATTTCATAAGTTCTAAAGAACACATTggctttgaaaaaataaagcgCTTCGTCGATGATGTCAAGCTCAGTGTCAGGTGGACAAGTTGGTGCTGGTCCTCGGAAACTTGTTTTTAATGGCAGCATTGCTGTGTTACCAAGTAATGCATCGCATTTTGTGAAACTTGAATGATAAgcctggaaaaaatttattaaaatttaaaaaattgaattttttttttaatctaggGAACTGTCACTTGATATTTTACTTAccggcattttttttttaaatttactgtatttatATTCGGCGCacgaatattaattaattaattattattattgaaggGGTGCggtaatgattttaatttcttgTCACAACTGATGACTGAAtcacgacatttttttttaatgtcagtgatgataaaaattggAATAGGTTAAGAAAATTCCAGCTGACAACTAGa encodes the following:
- the LOC103578648 gene encoding actin-related protein 2/3 complex subunit 3; the encoded protein is MPAYHSSFTKCDALLGNTAMLPLKTSFRGPAPTCPPDTELDIIDEALYFFKANVFFRTYEIKSEADRLLIYITLYITECLKRLQKCATQNQALTEMYSLAISKFDIPGDPGFPLNSVYAKPNSPAEADQMRHYLQQVRQETSARLVEKVYSDNGKPSKWWLCFAKKKFMDKSLSGPGQ